TGGAAACCTGGTCATCTAGTGAGTTTGCTTCACTATTCATGCTTTTTTTTATTGCATGCGGTGTTTCAATAGAGACCCTTGTGGCTGACAAATTTATGTGCAGCACCCACGATGACGAAGCCGTCTGGCACTCTGACACCGCCCCCAAGAATGATGTCATTCTTGTTATCCAGAATGATGGCAACCTCGTTCTTTACGAGGGCAATCCAGTTTGGGCCAGTTCGACCACCCCCTCCGCTTAAATAAATCTCACCGAGAGACAGATGCTGGAAGTAGAGTATAAGTGGAAGATGGCATGAGAAAGCTGGAATAAGGGCAGTGAAGGTCTAGATTAACAAACTGTAGATAAGTATCTACCTTGTCCACTCGGTTGTCAATAAACGAATGAAAACATCTGCCATAAATACCACCTTGCAATACTTTGAGAactgtaacgggctaggcccgaaaggcacctcgaaccataaatggttctcgattgaagctattcacaagagcgtgccgaagtcaggtgatcgtagatcacctgatcacgagtatataaatccaccgccagcgtgtctttctttctttctttctttcctttccccaacgagttcttttgtacatatctatatattagatagcaaggcttcggcccattacaagAACTTCCTGACCAGGCATCTGGACACAAGTATCCCGTTTCAACATAAAGACAATCTAGATCCGTCTCTCACGGACGTGAAGCACGTGCAGGTAACTACTGGACATTGTCTACTTATTCGGACATTCATCAGCGAAAGCTTGACAACTCCTGCAACTTTGAAAGCTGGGTTGAAAGCTGGGGCACTGGCTGCGCGGTTAGTTGGGTAGCCGAGTTACTTATCACACTTCAGGGACTTGCTGTCCATTTACATTGTAAGATCCCTAATTGCTCTCGGTATTGAATCAGGACTTGTGTACAGAGGGGTTGAGTCGGTAAGATGTCTGGAATCTCTACTCAGTCGGTGGGTCTGTGCACAGGGGGTACAGAGTAGTCAACCACCCTACTTTTGTATTCGACTGCCGAATATGGCTTACTGGCCAGACCTTTGCACGCAATCCTGACAGTATTTGTTCGGTAGATACCTGTTCAAAGAGTTGACTAgcacatacgaccataggatGTGACAAAATAGGGCTTctcgtccgctcagccgtacttaagccacataTTAAGCTCGGCCAACCGTCATTTTTGCCCTTTTCTTGTTGCTGCTCTAAGGGTTATGAGTGGGTGAGCATGGCCATGCAAAACCAAATAGTACTTTTAAAAAATTATATCATTTGTAACTTATTTTCTCCATAACTGTAAACGGAACAAGACAGACAAATCAAAGAAGACAGACAAGACCTGAGAGGTATTTGGACTTTGTTTCCATTTTGTGATGGTGGGAAGGGTATCTGGTGTAACTAAGAGACTACAAGGCCTTCTGTAGCCTCCTTGACACCTTCACCCAAGTCTGGGCTGATACGTGAGAAGTACGCTATACGAGCGGTTAGCCTGAGCACAAACGGCCTTTTTCTTAAAGAGTTAGTTTGGGGAAAGGCACATACCATAAACTTCATGTCGGAGCCTATCACTCTTGACTTTACTGAGATGTACAGCGACATTCCCAAAAAACCTTTCCTCATGACCTGGTTCCTTCTTGATTACCTCCCAGAGAGCAGCAGGCTGGACGAAATCCTCATCTGTAACATGCGTGGTAAAGTTGATAACTTCTCCAACCCACCTCTCATGTTCAGTCATGACATTGAGAGTCTTTGGTCCGACGCCTTTTATGTCTTGGTAAAATTTGGCGGGCTTGAGCGAGGAGCAAACGTAGTTTGGATCAGCCCCATAATTGCCTGAGAAGTTCATCGAGCCGTCGCGTTGAAAAGGACAATACACGGGTGCTTTAGCAGCATTTGTGGGAAGTTGTTGATAGTTTGTTCCTAACCGGTATCTAGCTGCATCAGGATAGGCAAACAACCTCGCTTGCAACACTGGAAAGTGCACATGTTAGACAACAGCACCACATACttggcagaaaaaaaaaaaaaaaagagagagagagagacagaCATACTTGGATCAGCAGATGGCGCAACCCCAGGTACCATATTAGATGGTGAGAAAGCCGCCTGTTCAATATCGGTAAAATAGTTGTTGGGCTTTGAAAATTAACATTAGCAATCATATCATGTCCCAATGAACAGGGTCAACTCTACATTGCGATTCAAGGTCAACTTGCCAATTTGCCGCAGCGGGAAGTCTTGATGCGGCCAGACCTTGGTCATGTCGAATATGTTCCACCGATAGTTCTCTGCCTGTTCAGGACCCATGACCTGGACATAGACTTTCCAGGTTGGGTAATCGCCCCTCTCAATTGCTTCAAACATGTCCTGGATTAAAAAGTCTGGATTCTCTCCCGCAATTCGAACTGACTCCTCCTTAGTCAAGTTCTGGACTCCCTGGGTTGGTTTGATGTGAATCTTAACATATTTGAAACAGCCATCCTAGATAAAGTTAATAATCTGCTCCCTATCATGGAAAATGGCCTCCCTATACCGTCGTTGTAAATTTGTAGGTGTGTCCGCTGTACGCGTTTATGTGGCGCAGAGTTGCAGGTGTTCCGCGGTCACTGAAAAGATGCAGCAGCTCGTGGAAACCCT
This sequence is a window from Aspergillus chevalieri M1 DNA, chromosome 5, nearly complete sequence. Protein-coding genes within it:
- a CDS encoding uncharacterized protein (COG:P;~EggNog:ENOG410PHB8;~InterPro:IPR018028,IPR011614,IPR010582,IPR037060, IPR020835;~PFAM:PF06628,PF00199;~go_function: GO:0004096 - catalase activity [Evidence IEA];~go_function: GO:0020037 - heme binding [Evidence IEA];~go_process: GO:0006979 - response to oxidative stress [Evidence IEA];~go_process: GO:0055114 - oxidation-reduction process [Evidence IEA]), which gives rise to MNRSHKRHPQTHLPDPNMFWDFHVGNPEGFHELLHLFSDRGTPATLRHINAYSGHTYKFTTTDGCFKYVKIHIKPTQGVQNLTKEESVRIAGENPDFLIQDMFEAIERGDYPTWKVYVQVMGPEQAENYRWNIFDMTKVWPHQDFPLRQIGKLTLNRNPNNYFTDIEQAAFSPSNMVPGVAPSADPMLQARLFAYPDAARYRLGTNYQQLPTNAAKAPVYCPFQRDGSMNFSGNYGADPNYVCSSLKPAKFYQDIKGVGPKTLNVMTEHERWVGEVINFTTHVTDEDFVQPAALWEVIKKEPGHEERFFGNVAVHLSKVKSDRLRHEVYAYFSRISPDLGEGVKEATEGLVVS